Proteins encoded within one genomic window of Hallerella porci:
- a CDS encoding LolA family protein produces MSLSLVWASPADSVMTLSKKWFDSGKAWAFNFRVRIDYAGSPESGFQAGDLLVTQGDMFRLRMTGMAIYSDGKNFWQWNKEQKQVLLKLLEDMESNMHPSELLFKYLQCKPISMKQEKWNNQTANVIVLDASKYDKEFSAMEVWLSAKDASPMRLITEDRLGNVSTYEISNLKRQNKVNKDDFVLKPEKGVDVIDMR; encoded by the coding sequence GTGTCTTTGAGTTTGGTTTGGGCGTCTCCCGCAGACTCGGTGATGACGCTTTCTAAAAAATGGTTTGACTCGGGCAAAGCGTGGGCGTTCAATTTTCGTGTGCGCATCGATTATGCGGGCTCTCCGGAATCGGGATTTCAAGCGGGCGATTTGCTCGTCACGCAAGGCGATATGTTTCGGTTGCGGATGACGGGAATGGCAATTTATTCGGACGGAAAAAATTTTTGGCAGTGGAATAAAGAGCAAAAACAAGTACTGCTTAAATTGTTAGAAGATATGGAAAGCAATATGCATCCGTCGGAATTGCTGTTTAAATATTTGCAGTGCAAACCGATTTCGATGAAGCAAGAAAAGTGGAATAATCAAACGGCGAATGTCATCGTTTTAGATGCGTCAAAATATGACAAAGAATTTTCAGCGATGGAAGTGTGGCTTTCGGCAAAAGATGCATCGCCAATGCGGCTCATTACCGAAGACCGTTTAGGTAATGTTTCCACTTATGAAATTTCGAATTTGAAACGGCAAAATAAAGTGAACAAAGATGACTTTGTCTTAAAGCCGGAAAAGGGTGTCGATGTCATCGACATGCGTTAG
- the opgC gene encoding OpgC domain-containing protein — protein sequence MIKSHRISFLDSIRGILLLQMTLDHFSSPISHVLYQCFGFFSAAEGFFFLSGFVGMLATISKTARGETTRWMQKRAFRIWIYHIVSLLFLVSAALFFFPRIQHFFVALYAHPFLGAGLSAVLVHTPEWLDVLPLYVILLALASFIFPRMLRGHFLQTWAISFALWILAQFHLREFILQIFPDWIYPGFFDFFAWQFVYMTGASAAILWKKMNILSSENSFLDRAFFVALPFCIFCFCLRHFIDSPILQPSEFLIAKDHVGLLRFANFLAFVCVISFLVRHKPALLDFGFCRILGRHSLEVYSLHTIGVYLWIATPAAIQYHLPFNVLAPIFCCCILVGVAALLERQNKSRHK from the coding sequence GTGATTAAATCGCATCGCATTTCATTCCTCGATTCCATTCGAGGGATTCTTTTATTGCAGATGACGCTGGATCATTTTTCCAGTCCCATTTCGCATGTGCTATATCAATGCTTCGGATTTTTTTCTGCAGCCGAAGGATTCTTTTTCTTGTCGGGTTTCGTCGGAATGCTTGCAACCATCAGCAAAACCGCCCGCGGCGAAACAACTCGTTGGATGCAAAAACGCGCATTCCGCATTTGGATTTACCACATCGTTTCTCTTCTTTTTCTTGTAAGCGCAGCGCTTTTCTTTTTCCCGCGGATTCAGCATTTTTTTGTAGCACTTTACGCGCATCCTTTTCTCGGCGCAGGACTTTCTGCCGTTCTCGTTCACACTCCCGAATGGTTAGATGTTCTCCCGCTTTATGTCATTCTTCTCGCCCTAGCTTCTTTTATTTTTCCGCGGATGCTTCGCGGACATTTTCTGCAAACGTGGGCAATTTCTTTCGCCCTTTGGATACTCGCCCAATTTCATCTCCGCGAATTCATTCTGCAAATTTTCCCCGATTGGATTTACCCCGGATTCTTTGATTTTTTTGCGTGGCAATTCGTTTATATGACTGGCGCAAGCGCCGCGATTCTCTGGAAAAAGATGAACATTCTTTCTTCCGAAAATTCTTTTTTAGACCGTGCGTTTTTTGTCGCCCTTCCCTTCTGCATTTTCTGTTTTTGTCTGCGCCATTTTATCGATTCGCCCATTCTGCAGCCAAGTGAATTTCTCATTGCCAAAGATCACGTCGGCCTTTTACGCTTCGCCAATTTCCTCGCTTTCGTCTGCGTAATTTCTTTTCTCGTCAGGCACAAGCCCGCGCTTTTAGACTTTGGATTTTGCCGCATTCTCGGGCGACACAGCTTAGAAGTTTATTCGCTGCACACCATCGGCGTTTACCTGTGGATAGCAACGCCCGCAGCGATTCAATATCATTTGCCGTTTAATGTGCTCGCGCCGATTTTCTGCTGTTGCATTCTCGTCGGCGTCGCCGCTCTTTTAGAACGCCAGAACAAATCCCGTCACAAATAA
- a CDS encoding DUF4258 domain-containing protein: MSLRISNHAKEQLVKRGISEQEVLDVFSGKNKAKFSRPSDKDSDCVELFAVIRERLCKIVYSVTTETVATAYFLRGEKWKQI; encoded by the coding sequence ATGAGTTTGAGAATAAGCAATCATGCAAAAGAACAATTAGTGAAACGTGGAATTTCGGAACAAGAGGTCTTAGATGTGTTTTCTGGCAAAAATAAAGCAAAATTTTCTAGACCATCCGACAAAGATTCCGACTGCGTTGAGCTTTTTGCAGTAATTAGAGAAAGACTTTGCAAAATTGTTTATTCTGTAACTACAGAAACAGTGGCTACGGCTTATTTTTTAAGAGGTGAAAAATGGAAACAAATTTAG
- the recF gene encoding DNA replication/repair protein RecF (All proteins in this family for which functions are known are DNA-binding proteins that assist the filamentation of RecA onto DNA for the initiation of recombination or recombinational repair.), translated as MIRSLFLSSFRNLTEGRWEFGDGITVVCGKNGVGKTTLLEAIHLLCEGFSFRTHSLAELTTWNAPEMILRGELANSAESGRVFTRALSLNRNSGMTVKKDGVVCKSPAAFFGDLPAVIMQPADMEMVHGAPESRRRYLDELLCFKNVRNADLLRRYRRVLAERNQWLRQNKLGRAVGGEDLYTVLTQQLMDLGAKLWMERIALVKEISPLIVNYYEMLAGKSDDVFVSYRSSAFDYSPEKEFTEEKLRNSFAYKLDNVDLSERMQGMTLAGPHKDDLYLSLHRHEMRTSGSQGQCRSAAIALRLASSDLASVHLVKPVLLLDDIFAELDKNRRGAVADVIRDKKCQVFVATPRAEDLPFTADETIELNA; from the coding sequence ATGATTCGTTCGTTATTCCTTTCGTCTTTTCGAAATTTAACCGAGGGCCGTTGGGAATTTGGCGACGGCATTACCGTTGTCTGCGGAAAAAATGGAGTGGGGAAGACAACGCTTTTAGAAGCAATTCATTTGCTTTGCGAAGGATTTTCTTTTCGGACGCATTCTCTTGCAGAACTCACGACATGGAATGCGCCCGAGATGATTCTCCGCGGAGAACTTGCGAATTCCGCAGAATCGGGACGCGTTTTTACGCGGGCACTTTCTCTCAATCGAAATTCGGGAATGACTGTTAAAAAAGACGGCGTCGTTTGTAAAAGTCCCGCAGCATTTTTTGGCGATTTGCCAGCGGTCATTATGCAGCCCGCTGACATGGAAATGGTGCACGGCGCACCCGAAAGTCGCAGACGTTATTTGGACGAATTATTGTGCTTTAAAAATGTCCGCAACGCTGACCTACTTCGGCGTTATCGTCGTGTGCTCGCAGAACGCAATCAGTGGCTTCGCCAAAATAAATTAGGGCGAGCGGTCGGCGGTGAAGATTTATACACGGTGCTCACGCAGCAGTTGATGGATCTCGGGGCTAAATTGTGGATGGAGCGCATCGCGCTTGTCAAAGAAATTTCTCCGTTAATTGTCAATTACTACGAAATGCTCGCAGGAAAATCCGATGACGTTTTCGTCTCGTATCGCAGTTCAGCGTTTGATTATTCTCCCGAAAAAGAATTTACCGAAGAAAAATTGCGAAATTCATTTGCGTATAAATTGGACAATGTAGATTTGTCAGAACGTATGCAAGGAATGACCCTGGCGGGACCGCATAAAGATGATTTGTACTTGTCTCTTCATCGTCACGAAATGCGGACTTCTGGTTCGCAGGGACAATGTCGCAGTGCAGCGATTGCGCTTCGTTTAGCATCGTCGGATTTAGCGAGCGTGCATCTGGTAAAACCGGTTTTGCTCTTGGACGATATTTTTGCAGAACTCGACAAGAATCGCCGCGGGGCTGTCGCTGACGTTATCCGTGACAAGAAATGTCAAGTATTTGTCGCAACTCCGCGCGCAGAAGATTTGCCGTTTACCGCTGACGAAACAATTGAATTGAACGCTTAA
- the uvrB gene encoding excinuclease ABC subunit UvrB, giving the protein MARARKSIRPDPYQKPFIKKLSPEQSKPGILPQFLEPTRANFDLHSAYAAAGDQPAAIRALSENFEHGERFQCLLGVTGSGKTFTMANVIKNVGKPTLVLTHNKTLAAQLYQEFKTFFPNNAVEYFVSYYDYYQPEAYIVHTDTYIEKDASINDEIDKLRLRATSNLLTRRDTIIVASVSCIYGLGSPREYFDLMVRLKVGETMERDVILMQLVHIQYQRNDFALERGSFRVRGDVIEIYPSYDDVGIRIELFGDEIDRICRFDLVTGEVKEELKDVRIAPAKHFVTREDSREKIAQNIQLELNDRLEELTKEEAAFRKSGNTSEADARVLARARLESRTHYDMEMIRATGICSGIENYSRIVEERMPGTRPFTLLDYFGDDWLLMIDESHVSVPQIGGMSEGDKARKTNLVQYGFRLPCALDNRPMNFQEFEVAYPQQVLFVSATPGEYELEKTGGAIVEQINRPTGLLDPQIEMYPVKGQMDVLLKRISEVTAKNERVLVTTLTKKMAQDLTDFLISVGIKARYLHSDIKTLERHKLLQGLRKGDFDVLVGINLLREGLDLPEVSLVAILDADKEGFLRNYRSLIQTMGRASRNVHGTVILFADVMTDSLDKALAETHRRRALQEEFNAEHGIVPKSVSRKLDDDLEVADPLGDIMNKGKKPKRGKKPTQNLPPEADDPDMDASVEELEAKMKAAAARLDFEEAARLRDIILSRKS; this is encoded by the coding sequence ATGGCACGTGCACGTAAATCGATTCGTCCTGATCCGTATCAGAAACCGTTTATCAAAAAACTTTCTCCGGAACAAAGTAAGCCGGGAATTTTACCCCAATTTTTAGAACCGACTCGGGCAAATTTTGATTTGCATAGCGCTTATGCGGCGGCGGGCGATCAGCCGGCAGCAATTCGTGCGTTGAGCGAAAATTTTGAACACGGCGAACGCTTTCAATGTTTGCTCGGCGTGACTGGTTCGGGAAAAACTTTTACGATGGCGAATGTCATCAAAAATGTGGGAAAGCCGACTCTCGTTTTAACGCATAACAAAACATTAGCGGCGCAACTTTATCAAGAATTCAAAACATTTTTTCCGAATAATGCGGTAGAATATTTCGTCAGTTATTACGATTATTATCAGCCCGAAGCGTACATCGTTCACACGGATACTTACATTGAAAAAGATGCATCGATTAACGATGAAATTGACAAGTTGCGTTTGCGTGCAACGTCGAATTTACTCACGCGTCGCGACACGATTATCGTCGCATCGGTGAGTTGCATTTACGGTTTAGGAAGTCCGCGGGAATATTTTGATTTAATGGTGCGGCTCAAAGTCGGCGAAACGATGGAACGCGATGTGATATTGATGCAGCTTGTGCACATTCAATATCAGCGAAATGATTTTGCTTTAGAACGCGGATCGTTCCGCGTGCGCGGTGACGTCATTGAAATTTATCCGAGCTATGATGATGTCGGCATTCGCATCGAACTTTTTGGCGATGAAATTGATCGCATTTGTCGATTCGATTTAGTCACGGGAGAAGTCAAAGAAGAATTAAAAGATGTGCGAATTGCTCCCGCAAAACATTTTGTAACCCGCGAAGATTCTCGGGAAAAAATTGCGCAAAATATTCAGCTCGAATTGAACGATCGCTTAGAAGAATTGACAAAAGAAGAAGCGGCGTTTCGAAAAAGCGGAAACACTTCCGAAGCGGATGCGCGCGTTCTTGCGCGGGCTCGTCTCGAAAGCCGAACGCATTATGACATGGAAATGATTCGGGCGACGGGAATTTGCTCGGGCATTGAAAATTATTCTCGAATCGTCGAAGAACGGATGCCGGGAACGCGACCGTTTACCCTTCTCGATTACTTCGGCGACGATTGGCTTTTGATGATCGATGAAAGTCATGTGAGCGTTCCGCAAATCGGTGGCATGAGCGAAGGCGATAAAGCTCGCAAAACCAATTTGGTGCAATACGGATTTCGGTTGCCGTGTGCGCTCGATAACCGCCCGATGAATTTTCAAGAATTCGAAGTCGCTTATCCGCAGCAAGTTTTATTTGTCAGCGCGACACCGGGAGAATATGAATTAGAAAAAACGGGCGGTGCAATTGTCGAACAAATTAACCGTCCCACAGGACTTTTGGATCCGCAGATAGAAATGTATCCGGTCAAAGGTCAAATGGATGTTTTGCTAAAACGCATTTCCGAAGTAACCGCAAAAAATGAACGCGTTTTGGTGACGACTCTTACCAAAAAAATGGCGCAAGATTTAACGGATTTTTTAATCTCGGTCGGAATTAAAGCGCGTTATTTGCACAGCGATATTAAAACATTAGAACGTCATAAATTATTGCAAGGTTTGCGCAAAGGCGACTTTGATGTTTTAGTGGGAATTAACCTTCTCCGCGAAGGCTTGGACTTGCCCGAAGTTTCGCTCGTCGCCATTCTCGATGCGGACAAAGAAGGATTCTTGCGCAATTATCGCAGCCTCATTCAAACGATGGGACGTGCGAGTCGCAATGTACACGGAACGGTAATTCTCTTTGCGGATGTGATGACGGATAGCTTAGACAAAGCTCTTGCCGAAACGCATCGCCGCCGTGCATTACAAGAAGAGTTTAATGCTGAACACGGTATTGTTCCGAAATCGGTGAGCCGTAAATTAGACGATGATTTGGAAGTCGCAGATCCGCTCGGCGACATCATGAATAAAGGAAAGAAGCCGAAGCGTGGCAAAAAACCGACGCAGAATTTACCGCCCGAAGCCGACGATCCCGATATGGATGCATCCGTGGAAGAATTGGAAGCGAAGATGAAAGCGGCAGCCGCGCGGTTAGATTTTGAAGAAGCCGCTCGGTTGCGCGATATCATCCTTTCCAGGAAAAGTTAG
- a CDS encoding SAM-dependent methyltransferase produces the protein MASSDFFAYFADYFGERWESLLPALRGEIVYETIQHPGREPYYLDEASAFAARSLGVKPGMNVLDMCAAPGGKTLVLANALAGSGSLQSNDRSPDRRLRLQHNVENTLPQELAAVVKVSGYDGVRFGMYRKNEFDRILLDAPCSSERHVMESEKYLAEWSPKRIAHIAITQGALLASAVDALKPGGQMIYSTCALTQAENDEVVRKILKKRKGKVRVLPLSPEIAGTDVTEFGLQMLPDRCGGRGPIYCAKLEKLTSEE, from the coding sequence ATGGCTTCTTCTGATTTTTTTGCGTATTTTGCCGATTACTTTGGCGAACGTTGGGAAAGTTTATTGCCCGCGCTTCGCGGAGAAATCGTTTACGAAACCATTCAGCATCCGGGGCGAGAACCGTATTATTTAGATGAAGCGTCGGCGTTTGCGGCGCGTTCTCTCGGGGTAAAGCCAGGAATGAATGTGCTCGATATGTGCGCTGCTCCCGGTGGAAAAACTCTCGTTTTGGCGAATGCTTTAGCGGGCTCGGGCAGTTTACAGTCGAATGATCGTTCTCCCGATAGGCGCTTGCGTTTGCAGCATAATGTGGAAAATACTCTCCCGCAAGAATTGGCAGCTGTAGTTAAAGTCTCGGGCTACGACGGCGTTCGATTTGGCATGTACCGCAAAAATGAATTTGATCGCATTTTACTCGATGCACCGTGTTCTTCGGAACGTCACGTGATGGAAAGCGAAAAGTATCTCGCGGAATGGTCGCCGAAACGGATTGCGCATATTGCGATTACGCAGGGCGCTTTGCTTGCAAGTGCAGTTGATGCGCTAAAACCGGGCGGACAAATGATTTACAGCACTTGTGCGCTCACTCAAGCGGAAAACGATGAAGTCGTGCGAAAAATTTTGAAAAAGCGAAAAGGAAAAGTGCGTGTTTTGCCGCTCTCTCCTGAAATTGCGGGAACGGACGTGACGGAATTTGGACTTCAAATGCTTCCGGATCGTTGCGGCGGACGCGGACCGATTTACTGCGCAAAGCTCGAAAAATTGACGTCGGAAGAGTGA
- a CDS encoding radical SAM protein, with translation MLWRMTLLTNPDRCNLQCALCFLKQRRHQFGKGEMPWEIAEKAVRKFAVEGIREVIPSTMGEPLLYTHFEKLEALVRELHLKLNVTTNGSFPMKGARAWAQELLPISSDIKVSCWGFSEKVWKNLCVGMDVSQYKKNLREFLQVRNELAEKFEELSKISLQMAVCKTNRDDVERVLEWALELGCNRVKLNRAVFLSQAEELKKREAIPSEEFFDSEKWKNLPLKIEGTFLKPEEKWQQKNCPFLGREIWVLPDGSTEPCPDPENRFGEHLASENRCDNCHLFPKNIQQLNSFLLKKIVKD, from the coding sequence ATGTTGTGGCGAATGACTCTTTTGACGAATCCGGACCGTTGCAATTTGCAATGTGCGCTATGCTTTTTAAAACAGCGCAGACATCAATTCGGAAAAGGCGAAATGCCTTGGGAAATTGCGGAAAAAGCGGTGCGAAAATTTGCCGTTGAAGGAATCCGCGAAGTCATTCCAAGTACAATGGGGGAACCGTTACTTTATACGCATTTTGAAAAATTAGAAGCGCTCGTTCGCGAATTGCATTTGAAATTAAATGTGACGACGAATGGAAGTTTTCCGATGAAAGGTGCGCGAGCTTGGGCGCAAGAATTGCTTCCGATTTCAAGCGATATCAAAGTGAGCTGCTGGGGATTTTCCGAAAAAGTTTGGAAAAATTTATGCGTCGGGATGGATGTTTCGCAGTACAAAAAAAATCTCCGAGAATTTTTGCAAGTGCGAAATGAACTTGCCGAAAAATTTGAAGAACTTTCAAAAATTTCTTTGCAGATGGCGGTTTGCAAAACGAATCGCGATGATGTGGAACGCGTATTGGAATGGGCGTTAGAATTGGGATGCAATCGGGTCAAGTTAAATCGGGCTGTTTTTCTTTCGCAAGCAGAAGAATTAAAAAAACGCGAAGCGATTCCTTCCGAAGAATTTTTTGATAGCGAAAAATGGAAAAATTTACCGCTAAAAATCGAAGGCACTTTTTTAAAACCCGAAGAAAAATGGCAACAAAAAAATTGCCCCTTTCTCGGCCGTGAAATTTGGGTGCTTCCCGACGGCTCAACGGAACCGTGTCCCGATCCCGAAAATCGTTTCGGTGAACATCTCGCTTCTGAAAATCGATGTGATAATTGTCATTTGTTTCCAAAAAATATTCAACAACTTAATTCATTTTTGTTAAAGAAAATTGTTAAAGATTGA
- a CDS encoding TetR/AcrR family transcriptional regulator, with translation MSEYQDLKTSAPKTPRWQRKKDDRPQEILDAAIELFVDQGFSATKVSQIARKAGVTPGTLYVYFKNKEAILQEVVMKTLSQIFDEGNAILESYEGTSEGLVKILLDKWWEAVGSGSKISGIPKLIISEVSNFPELADFYFKRILNPTYTFILQVLMYGIKKGDFQIADVNATTYMIFATCHGAVIDAHSFKLAQKNNISMDAFKDHLLNIILHGILKVK, from the coding sequence ATGTCGGAATATCAAGATTTAAAAACTTCTGCGCCGAAAACTCCGCGCTGGCAGCGTAAAAAAGACGATCGTCCTCAAGAAATTTTGGACGCCGCCATTGAACTTTTTGTGGATCAAGGATTTTCTGCGACCAAGGTCAGTCAAATTGCGCGCAAAGCGGGAGTCACTCCGGGAACTTTATACGTTTACTTCAAAAACAAAGAAGCGATTTTACAAGAAGTGGTGATGAAAACTCTCAGTCAAATTTTTGACGAAGGCAACGCCATTTTGGAATCGTATGAAGGCACTTCCGAAGGTTTGGTGAAAATTCTTTTGGATAAATGGTGGGAAGCTGTCGGCTCGGGCAGTAAAATTTCGGGCATTCCCAAACTCATCATTTCCGAAGTTTCGAATTTCCCGGAACTCGCCGACTTTTACTTCAAACGCATTTTGAATCCGACTTATACATTTATTTTGCAAGTGCTCATGTACGGCATCAAGAAAGGCGATTTCCAAATTGCCGATGTCAATGCGACGACGTATATGATTTTTGCCACTTGTCACGGAGCGGTTATCGATGCGCATTCTTTTAAATTAGCGCAAAAGAATAACATCTCAATGGATGCATTTAAAGATCATTTGTTGAATATCATTCTCCACGGTATTTTAAAAGTGAAATAA
- the gpmI gene encoding 2,3-bisphosphoglycerate-independent phosphoglycerate mutase, whose translation MLKKLSAFEGIKGPIVTIVMDGVGYSPKEEGNAVAQARKPYLDSLMKKYSHVLLKAHGTAVGMPSDADMGNSEVGHNAIGAGQVYEQGAALVAKSIQTGEIFKRDAWKEITENVRAKKSTLHFLGLFSDGNVHSNIEHLKAMIAEAKKEGIAKVRVHVLLDGRDVPETSALDYVGPFEKFLDELRSPEFDVCIASGGGRMKITMDRYNANWKMVELGWKTHVLGEGRYFANTTEAINTLRAETKAIDQDLPPFVIAKDGAPVGTIQDGDSVVYFNFRGDRSIEITRAFEEEHFVEFDRVRFPKVTYAGMLQYDGDLKLPKRFLVPPPAIENTSGEWFSKAGLKQFACSETQKYGHVTYFWNGNRSSKFDGETYLEIPSDVVPFEQRPWMKSAEITDSMIDAVASGKYNVLRCNFPNGDMVGHTGSLRAATMAVEAVDLGLARLLPVIDAMGGVAIITADHGNADEMYDVDKKTGLPKTNKDGSIKAKTSHTLNPVPCILYDNVTGGRLSLKEGSWGLSNLAATTANLLGFEKHESWDDSMLLIK comes from the coding sequence ATGCTGAAGAAACTTTCTGCATTTGAAGGTATCAAAGGCCCAATCGTTACCATCGTGATGGACGGTGTCGGTTACAGCCCGAAAGAAGAAGGCAACGCTGTTGCGCAAGCTCGCAAGCCTTACCTCGATTCTTTGATGAAAAAATACAGCCATGTTTTGCTCAAGGCGCACGGAACCGCAGTCGGTATGCCGAGCGATGCAGACATGGGAAACTCCGAAGTGGGACACAACGCAATCGGTGCTGGCCAAGTTTACGAACAGGGCGCAGCTCTCGTTGCAAAGTCCATTCAAACGGGTGAAATTTTTAAGCGCGACGCTTGGAAAGAAATTACAGAAAATGTCCGTGCGAAAAAGAGCACATTACATTTCCTCGGCCTCTTTAGCGATGGCAATGTGCACAGTAATATCGAACATTTGAAAGCGATGATCGCTGAAGCAAAGAAAGAAGGCATCGCAAAAGTACGCGTTCACGTTTTGCTCGACGGTCGTGACGTGCCCGAAACTTCGGCGCTCGATTATGTGGGACCGTTTGAAAAATTCCTCGACGAATTGCGCTCTCCGGAATTTGACGTTTGCATCGCTTCGGGCGGTGGACGTATGAAGATTACGATGGACCGCTACAATGCAAACTGGAAAATGGTGGAACTCGGTTGGAAGACTCACGTCCTCGGCGAAGGCCGCTATTTTGCCAATACGACAGAAGCGATTAACACTCTCCGCGCCGAAACCAAGGCGATTGACCAAGATCTTCCGCCGTTTGTCATCGCAAAAGATGGCGCTCCGGTTGGAACAATTCAAGACGGCGATTCCGTTGTTTACTTTAACTTCCGCGGCGACCGCTCCATCGAAATTACCCGCGCATTTGAAGAAGAACATTTCGTAGAATTTGACCGCGTTCGTTTCCCGAAGGTAACGTATGCGGGCATGCTTCAGTACGATGGCGACTTGAAGCTTCCGAAGCGTTTCCTCGTTCCGCCTCCGGCGATTGAAAATACGAGCGGCGAATGGTTCAGCAAAGCGGGCCTCAAACAGTTTGCTTGCTCCGAAACGCAGAAATACGGTCACGTGACCTACTTCTGGAATGGTAACCGTTCTAGCAAATTCGATGGTGAAACTTACCTCGAAATTCCGTCGGATGTTGTTCCGTTTGAACAGCGTCCGTGGATGAAGTCTGCAGAAATTACCGACTCGATGATCGATGCTGTTGCAAGCGGCAAGTACAATGTTCTCCGCTGCAACTTCCCGAACGGCGATATGGTTGGCCATACCGGTAGCCTCCGCGCTGCAACGATGGCTGTTGAAGCTGTGGACTTGGGACTTGCTCGTCTCCTTCCGGTGATCGATGCGATGGGCGGCGTGGCAATCATTACCGCTGACCATGGTAACGCCGACGAAATGTATGATGTCGATAAGAAGACTGGTCTTCCGAAAACCAACAAAGATGGTTCCATCAAGGCAAAGACTTCGCATACATTGAATCCGGTTCCGTGTATCTTGTACGATAACGTCACCGGCGGTCGTCTTTCTTTGAAGGAAGGCTCTTGGGGGCTTTCTAACTTGGCAGCGACCACGGCAAATCTTCTCGGATTCGAAAAACACGAATCTTGGGACGATTCGATGCTCCTCATCAAGTAA
- a CDS encoding DUF572 domain-containing protein, translating to MFRIFSVSLLLLCAVAFAREVPVRYVLLNDAAEHDAKFVKIAKDTVYLLPLDSSEVAEIQKQDEALLNQLDPNAAAEDSLAEEKEPVQEELNPVEAAEDSAMVADSLARVDSLARVDSLAKANSADDFEAALLAQENQAREDSLAREKAIADSIQAANDSIRAAEVQDSLAKIAAIPVEEKYIKIFKYEFKRMTNLEDGEAVNLSLSDFVFAELTDEEEPLYPAGNANVLVTSYPDSCEIFINGESLEIFAPDTIRKIKPGKYTISVRKMLKGVDWWGTKTVKIDADSLNKIRIEVERPTTRLTVATIPDGVEVYMDEQPNESILPKYLTDVSIETEPSVQKVVYLRKVGYLDTAVTVEVKAFMPNPVYVELEAVDNSSVVEMQREYDRERTRRYIGRGLLWSSIAPIIAGGVFWYLAERDWSDAADKKTAYNKSAFESADTQKLVKKNKDLNDSGDTKGLIGLGFGILGVGLFVTGFVLAF from the coding sequence ATGTTTAGAATTTTTTCTGTATCGCTATTGCTTTTGTGCGCAGTGGCATTTGCGCGGGAAGTTCCGGTGCGTTATGTGCTGCTCAATGATGCGGCAGAACACGATGCCAAGTTCGTGAAAATTGCCAAGGATACAGTTTATCTGCTTCCGCTCGATTCGTCGGAAGTCGCAGAAATTCAAAAACAAGATGAAGCGCTTTTGAATCAACTCGATCCGAATGCGGCGGCAGAAGATTCTCTTGCCGAAGAAAAAGAACCGGTGCAAGAAGAGTTAAATCCCGTGGAAGCGGCAGAAGATTCTGCGATGGTCGCCGATTCGCTCGCCCGCGTCGATTCCCTCGCCCGAGTGGATAGTTTAGCCAAAGCAAATAGCGCAGACGATTTTGAAGCGGCACTTCTCGCTCAAGAAAATCAAGCTCGCGAAGATTCTCTCGCCCGCGAGAAAGCAATTGCCGATTCCATTCAAGCGGCGAACGATTCCATTCGCGCTGCGGAAGTACAAGATTCTCTCGCCAAAATTGCGGCGATTCCGGTCGAAGAAAAGTACATCAAAATTTTCAAATACGAATTCAAACGGATGACGAATTTAGAAGACGGCGAAGCGGTGAATTTATCGCTTTCGGATTTTGTGTTCGCCGAATTGACCGATGAAGAAGAACCGCTTTATCCTGCGGGCAACGCCAATGTTTTAGTGACTTCGTATCCCGATAGTTGCGAAATTTTCATCAACGGCGAATCTCTCGAAATTTTTGCGCCCGATACGATTCGAAAAATCAAACCGGGAAAATACACAATCTCGGTGCGGAAAATGCTGAAAGGCGTCGATTGGTGGGGAACGAAAACGGTAAAAATCGATGCGGATTCTTTGAACAAAATTCGCATCGAAGTGGAACGTCCTACGACGCGTTTAACCGTTGCGACGATTCCCGATGGCGTCGAAGTTTATATGGATGAACAGCCGAACGAAAGTATTCTCCCGAAGTATTTGACGGACGTTTCGATTGAAACAGAACCGTCGGTGCAGAAAGTGGTGTACTTGCGCAAAGTCGGTTATTTGGATACCGCAGTGACTGTCGAAGTGAAAGCGTTTATGCCGAATCCGGTTTACGTTGAATTGGAAGCGGTTGATAATTCTAGCGTCGTCGAAATGCAACGCGAATATGACCGCGAACGCACTCGTCGTTATATTGGCCGCGGACTTTTGTGGAGTTCGATTGCGCCGATTATCGCGGGAGGCGTCTTCTGGTATTTGGCTGAACGCGATTGGAGCGATGCCGCCGACAAGAAGACCGCTTACAATAAGAGCGCATTTGAAAGCGCCGATACGCAGAAACTCGTCAAGAAGAATAAAGATTTGAACGATTCCGGCGATACCAAAGGGCTAATCGGTTTGGGCTTTGGCATCTTAGGCGTTGGCTTATTTGTGACGGGATTTGTTCTGGCGTTCTAA